Proteins from one Triticum aestivum cultivar Chinese Spring chromosome 7A, IWGSC CS RefSeq v2.1, whole genome shotgun sequence genomic window:
- the LOC123153994 gene encoding receptor-like protein EIX2, with the protein MTKLALLVRATALLLCFLISQIASTSNGQASVSEACLSSERDALLSFKASIFDPAGRLSSWRHGDNCCQWKGVRCSNRTGHVIKLNLRNIDMDADGFPILNRSLSLSAGEMSSSLATLQHLRYLDLSYNDFNATSIPLFLGSLDNLRYLNLSWAFFCGTIPSQLGNLSKLQYLDVSCNYNCLQAVDLAWLPRLSLLSHLDMSFVDLSFVRDWVHTVNMLPSLKVLCLHECGLNSTVPASNLHSNSNLSHLEVLVMSENNFYASLKHNWFWNLTSLKELYLSFCGWNGSVPNELGNMMSLQVIDLKWNNLEGLLPRNLENLCDLKVLVFDFNNINTSMSEFMDRLPRCSWNTLQELSVQYTNMTGNLPVWIGNMSNLSVLEASGNMMTGPLPVGVGELGNLKELDLGYNNFDGVLLKDHFTSLGNLESLYLNNNNFSGVLFKGHFASLGNLKFLDLSYNNFSGVVLKRHSTSLGNLKYLDLSYNKLNSVLTEEDFAGLLNLEYLDLSYNSLKLAINQKWVPPFRLKVAGFRSCHLGPHFPEWLKWQTGIDVLVLGNSNLDDVIPDWFWLTFSRASFLHASGNKLHGSLPENLQHMAADHIYLGSNNLTGQVPLLPINIVRLNLSSNSFSGALSSDLKAPFLEELLLANNQIGGMIPSSLCRLATLKRLDLSGNKFTGDVMQCFKEFGANSENQFGSQMLSLALNNNDLSGEFPKILQSASQLKFLDLSYNSFSGGLPMWLPKKMPLLQILRLRSNMFSGHIPGNLTSLARLHYLDISGNNISGSIPWSLSNLKAMKTIISKDTTEDYNFEESIPVITKDQKRDYSFQIYKLLVKLDLSSNSLTGQIPKEISLLIALTNLNISSNQLTGTIPNQIGDLKHLESLDLSYNIFSGAIPSGLSALTSLSHLNLSYNNLSGTIPSGPQLQTLDNPETNYNSNSHVINMHAQNLRQVLSSCIIRPTCINPRQ; encoded by the coding sequence ATGACTAAGCTCGCGCTCCTCGTTCGAGCAACTGCACTACTCCTTTGCTTCCTCATCTCCCAAATAGCGTCCACTTCCAATGGTCAAGCGAGTGTATCAGAGGCATGCCTTAGCAGTGAGCGAGATGCGCTCCTGTCCTTCAAGGCAAGCATCTTTGACCCGGCTGGTCGTCTCTCGTCATGGCGCCACGGCGACAACTGTTGTCAATGGAAGGGAGTTCGGTGCAGCAACCGAACTGGCCATGTAATCAAGCTCAACCTCCGCAACATCGACATGGATGCTGACGGCTTTCCGATCCTAAACAGATCATTGAGCTTGTCAGCAGGAGAGATGAGCTCCTCTTTGGCTACTTTGCAACACCTGAGATATCTTGATCTGAGCTATAATGACTTCAACGCCACAAGCATACCTCTTTTCCTGGGTTCCCTCGACAACTTAAGGTATCTCAACCTCTCGTGGGCATTTTTCTGCGGGACAATACCTTCTCAACTAGGCAATCTCTCCAAATTGCAATATCTCGATGTCAGTTGTAATTATAATTGTCTTCAAGCAGTGGATCTTGCATGGTTGCCACGCCTCTCTTTGTTGAGTCATCTTGACATGAGCTTTGTGGATCTTAGTTTTGTGAGGGATTGGGTTCACACGGTTAACATGCTCCCTTCTCTTAAAGTGCTTTGCTTGCACGAATGTGGCCTTAATAGTACTGTGCCTGCTAGTAATTTACATTCCAACTCCAACCTCTCGCACCTTGAGGTCCTTGTTATGTCTGAGAACAACTTCTATGCATCACTCAAGCACAACTGGTTCTGGAATCTTACAAGCCTCAAGGAGCTCTACCTCTCATTTTGTGGCTGGAATGGGTCCGTTCCCAATGAACTGGGAAACATGATGTCGCTTCAGGTCATAGACTTGAAGTGGAACAATCTTGAGGGTTTGCTACCAAGAAATTTAGAAAATCTGTGTGATTTGAAAGTGTTGGTATTTGATTTTAACAACATTAACACTAGCATGTCTGAGTTCATGGATCGATTGCCAAGGTGCTCATGGAATACATTGCAAGAGTTGTCAGTACAGTATACAAATATGACCGGAAATCTACCCGTTTGGATTGGGAACATGTCCAATCTCAGTGTTCTTGAAGCATCTGGAAATATGATGACTGGCCCTCTACCTGTAGGAGTAGGAGAACTTGGTAATTTGAAAGAATTGGACCTAGGATACAATAACTTCGACGGTGTGCTCCTGAAAGATCATTTCACAAGTTTAGGTAATTTAGAGAGTTTGTACCTCAACAACAATAACTTCAGCGGTGTGCTCTTCAAGGGGCATTTTGCAAGTTTAGGCAATTTGAAGTTTTTGGACCTCAGCTACAACAACTTCAGTGGTGTGGTCTTGAAAAGGCATTCTACAAGTTTGGGCAACTTAAAGTATTTGGACCTCAGCTATAATAAATTAAACAGTGTGCTCACAGAGGAAGATTTTGCAGGACTATTGAATTTAGAGTATCTAGACTTGTCATACAACTCTTTGAAATTAGCTATCAACCAAAAATGGGTTCCTCCATTTAGATTGAAGGTCGCAGGTTTTCGTTCATGCCATCTTGGACCTCATTTTCCAGAGTGGCTCAAATGGCAGACTGGCATTGATGTTCTTGTTCTTGGAAATTCAAACCTGGATGATGTTATTCCTGATTGGTTCTGGTTGACATTTTCCCGAGCTTCGTTCTTGCATGCATCGGGAAACAAGTTGCATGGCTCATTACCGGAAAATTTACAACACATGGCAGCTGACCATATATATCTCGGGTCGAACAACCTTACAGGTCAAGTCCCTTTGCTCCCAATAAATATAGTCCGCTTGAACCTATCATCAAACTCTTTCTCAGGGGCATTGTCTTCAGACCTGAAAGCTCCATTTCTAGAAGAGTTGTTGCTTGCAAATAATCAGATTGGAGGCATGATACCATCATCTTTATGCCGATTGGCTACTCTGAAACGGTTGGATCTATCAGGAAACAAGTTCACAGGAGATGTTATGCAATGCTTCAAGGAGTTTGGTGCAAACTCTGAAAATCAGTTTGGCTCCCAAATGCTCAGTCTAGCCTTGAATAACAATGATCTCTCCGGTGAATTCCCCAAAATTCTTCAAAGTGCATCACAATTAAAATTCCTCGATCTTTCATACAATAGTTTCTCTGGAGGATTACCAATGTGGTTACCCAAGAAAATGCCCCTGCTGCAAATCTTGAGGTTGAGATCAAATATGTTCAGTGGCCATATTCCAGGCAATCTCACTTCCCTTGCCCGTCTTCATTATTTGGACATATCAGGCAACAATATATCAGGAAGCATACCATGGTCACTCTCAAACTTGAAGGCAATGAAGACCATAATATCCAAGGACACTACAGAGGATTACAACTTTGAAGAGAGCATTCCAGTAATCACAAAAGACCAAAAGCGTGACTATAGCTTCCAAATCTACAAGCTATTGGTGAAACTTGATTTGTCCAGTAACAGTTTAACAGGACAAATCCCAAAGGAGATAAGTTTACTGATTGCCCTCACGAATTTGAATATATCAAGCAATCAGTTGACAGGAACAATCCCAAATCAGATCGGTGATTTAAAGCATTTGGAATCCCTGGACCTATCATACaacatattttctggtgcaatccCATCAGGTTTGTCGGCACTAACTTCTTTGAGCCACTTGAACTTGTCATACAACAATCTATCAGGTACAATACCATCCGGACCGCAGCTACAAACTCTTGACAACCCAGAAACGAATTACAACTCGAATAGTCACGTGATTAACATGCATGCACAGAACCTACGCCAAGTCCTTTCTTCCTGCATCATACGCCCAACCTGCATCAACCCGCGTCAGTGA